DNA sequence from the Butyricimonas faecalis genome:
CGATGATATTGATGCTACTCCGATACTTGATCGTTACTCCAAATTGGGATATCATGCAAAACAACAAAGGTTCAAATCGATTGAACAAGCAGAAAGTTATTTATTTAAGGGGTTCTTTAATACACAAACTACTGCAAATGATATAAATAGAAGATATACAGAATTTGCTGCTAATCAAGTAAAACATTATTGTAATTGTGGTATTAAGTACCAGTATATCAGTATGCCATATTCTATATATAGTGAAGGTGCGGAAGATACTGTTAGTGGAACTTCAGATATCATTTCTGCAATTAAAGAAGCAATCAATAGAAAGGGGGCACATCTTGTAGTGGTAGAAGCAGCTGCTGGATTTGGTAAGACCTGTACAGCATACGAAGTATATAAATCATTTTTAGATAATAGTGAATATCAAAAGCCCATTTTTACAGAATTGTCAAGAAATAGGGATGCAAAGCAGTTTAAATATATTCTTTGGTCTGAAATTGACAAAGAGAAGGATACGACTGCTAAACAGGAATTAGTTGTTTACAATATAAAAAAAGGGAAAATCCCTCTTATTATTGATGGGTTTGACGAATTACTGTCCAAAAACATAGACAATGGAAAGGCTGGACAATTGAATGAATTTGAGCAAGTTGAAACAATGCTTTCTACCATAGGAGATTTGTTGACAGATGAAGCTAAGATTATTCTTACCTCTAGAAAAACTGCAATATTTGCAGGCGCTGAATTTGGAGATTGGGTTGATTCTTACAATGGAAACTTTGATGTTATCAGATTTCAATTAGAGAAACCCAATATTAAGCAATGGCTTTCAACAGAACGTTATGAGGAAATCATTGGAAAGAATGTTCCTTTGGATAATATTTCAAATCCTGTTCTACTAACTTATTTACGAAATATAAGCAAGGAGGATTTTAGTGATTTATTGGTTTATCCAGAAACGATTACGGATAAGTATTTTGAATATCTACTGAATCGGGAAAAAGAAAGGCAAAATCTTATTATTCGTTGGGAAGACCAAATGCAGATATTTGAAAATTTAGCCAAATCTTTTGTTGATTTTGATATAACTGGTGAAAATAGAAGTTTCGTCAAAGAACTGATTATAGAATATAACAAGTCACGTCTTTTGTATTATAAAGAGTTGACACCGACAAAACAAACTTTGGATGAACTTGCTGACACACTTACAAATCATGCCCTATTAGATAGAACAGGGAATAAAGATTTTATAACTTTTATCAATGAATTTATTTTTGGGTATTTGCTCGGAAAATCAATTCAGAAAGAACCTGTCACATTTTTGCAAAAACTTAACCCTATACCTGAGCATCTAATCGAACTGGCAATTTA
Encoded proteins:
- a CDS encoding NACHT domain-containing protein; its protein translation is MNVDHLDCLFQEYGYDVKERTASYRVYLLNQGMYHGAEIQIMDDDIDATPILDRYSKLGYHAKQQRFKSIEQAESYLFKGFFNTQTTANDINRRYTEFAANQVKHYCNCGIKYQYISMPYSIYSEGAEDTVSGTSDIISAIKEAINRKGAHLVVVEAAAGFGKTCTAYEVYKSFLDNSEYQKPIFTELSRNRDAKQFKYILWSEIDKEKDTTAKQELVVYNIKKGKIPLIIDGFDELLSKNIDNGKAGQLNEFEQVETMLSTIGDLLTDEAKIILTSRKTAIFAGAEFGDWVDSYNGNFDVIRFQLEKPNIKQWLSTERYEEIIGKNVPLDNISNPVLLTYLRNISKEDFSDLLVYPETITDKYFEYLLNREKERQNLIIRWEDQMQIFENLAKSFVDFDITGENRSFVKELIIEYNKSRLLYYKELTPTKQTLDELADTLTNHALLDRTGNKDFITFINEFIFGYLLGKSIQKEPVTFLQKLNPIPEHLIELAIYAYKYSSNDDKLKLWDKFSVIKDKMSLYLAVTTDCILLKKVTGNYKCAGLNSFHFEDINILSEECKFVETSFVDSVFERCTFDVNAFYNVTFTGCKFIDCDVNSDLSSGSNNIHCYGCDDYNTGFISSLVKVTTSSVLQKQEDIDLEIEILSKYFKVDGKSPKMRYISTLRKEFGEKNLDVVFATFELLKKKGMILIDGNNSHISKSGIAYYHKNIQV